The proteins below are encoded in one region of Segatella copri:
- a CDS encoding DUF3737 family protein — MELIKKKSFGGERPLFGAHDVRLEDITITDGESGIKCCQNIECHHSKFYGKYPWWHVDGSLITDCYFAPESRSAIWYSDNMVMKDCAIDGPKFFREMKNLDLENVNITDADETFWKVDGLKLKNVKLHDGTYPFMFSKNIYVDGLESDSKYVFQYCRNVEIHNAKITTKDSFWECENVTVYDSELNGEYLAWHSKNIKFVRCHISGEQPLCYMDHVTLENCTFDKECDRAFEDCTNIDAQIKGSITNIKNPISGRIEADEVGSVTYTEFAKAPKGACKITDKSK, encoded by the coding sequence ATGGAATTGATAAAGAAGAAATCATTCGGGGGCGAGCGCCCTCTTTTCGGTGCTCACGATGTACGTTTAGAAGATATTACGATTACAGATGGCGAATCGGGCATCAAGTGCTGCCAAAACATAGAATGCCACCATTCCAAGTTTTATGGCAAATACCCTTGGTGGCATGTGGACGGTTCCCTTATCACAGACTGCTACTTCGCCCCAGAAAGCCGTTCGGCCATCTGGTATAGTGATAATATGGTGATGAAAGACTGCGCCATCGATGGGCCTAAGTTCTTCCGCGAAATGAAGAATCTGGATTTGGAGAACGTAAACATCACAGATGCTGATGAGACTTTCTGGAAGGTAGATGGCTTGAAACTGAAGAACGTAAAACTCCACGATGGAACTTATCCATTCATGTTCTCCAAGAATATCTATGTAGACGGACTTGAGAGCGACTCTAAATATGTATTCCAATACTGCAGAAATGTGGAGATTCACAACGCAAAGATTACAACCAAGGACAGTTTCTGGGAATGCGAGAATGTAACCGTCTATGATTCGGAACTGAATGGTGAGTATCTGGCCTGGCACAGCAAGAACATCAAGTTCGTACGTTGCCACATCAGCGGCGAGCAGCCTCTCTGCTACATGGACCATGTAACTCTGGAGAATTGCACCTTTGATAAGGAATGCGACCGTGCCTTCGAGGATTGCACCAACATCGATGCACAGATCAAGGGAAGTATCACCAATATCAAGAACCCTATCTCCGGAAGAATCGAGGCAGACGAAGTGGGAAGCGTAACATATACTGAGTTTGCCAAAGCGCCAAAGGGTGCATGTAAAATCACAGATAAATCGAAATAG
- a CDS encoding malate dehydrogenase codes for MNFLTNDKLVIVGAGGMIGSNMVQSALMLGLTPNICLYDIFEPGVHGVFDEIQQCAFPGVNVTYTVNPEEAFTGAKYIISSGGAPRKEGMTREDLLKGNCKIAAEFGDNIKKYCPEVEHVVVIFNPADVTALTALIHSGLKPNQLTSLAALDSTRLQQALALEFGVQQDKVTGAHTYGGHGEQMAVFASQVKVDGKPLAEMGLSDERWEEIKHHTVQGGSNIIKLRGRSSFQSPAYNAVKMIEAAMGGEKFTLPAGCYVNHDKLGFKNVMMAMPTTIDKTGVHFTEPTGTEEELASLQKSYEHLCKMRDEIVELGIVPPVAEWKEMNPNL; via the coding sequence ATGAATTTTTTAACAAATGACAAACTCGTTATCGTCGGTGCAGGCGGTATGATCGGTTCTAACATGGTACAGAGCGCTTTGATGCTCGGTCTTACTCCAAACATCTGTCTTTATGATATCTTCGAGCCAGGTGTACATGGTGTTTTCGATGAGATTCAGCAGTGCGCATTCCCAGGTGTTAACGTAACTTATACTGTTAACCCAGAGGAGGCTTTCACTGGTGCTAAATATATCATTTCTTCTGGTGGTGCTCCTCGTAAGGAGGGTATGACTCGTGAGGATCTTCTTAAGGGCAACTGCAAGATTGCTGCAGAATTTGGTGACAACATCAAGAAGTACTGCCCAGAGGTTGAGCACGTAGTTGTTATCTTCAACCCAGCTGACGTTACAGCTCTTACAGCACTTATCCACTCAGGTTTGAAGCCAAACCAGTTGACATCACTCGCAGCTCTCGATTCTACTCGTCTGCAGCAGGCTTTGGCCCTCGAGTTCGGTGTACAGCAGGATAAGGTTACTGGCGCTCACACTTATGGTGGTCACGGCGAGCAGATGGCTGTATTTGCTTCTCAGGTTAAGGTTGACGGCAAGCCATTGGCAGAGATGGGTCTTTCTGACGAGCGTTGGGAAGAGATCAAGCACCACACAGTACAGGGTGGTTCTAACATCATCAAGCTCCGTGGCCGTTCTTCATTCCAGAGCCCAGCTTACAACGCAGTTAAGATGATCGAGGCTGCTATGGGTGGCGAGAAGTTCACATTGCCAGCAGGTTGCTATGTAAACCACGACAAGCTCGGTTTCAAGAACGTAATGATGGCTATGCCTACTACTATCGACAAGACTGGTGTTCACTTCACAGAGCCTACAGGTACTGAGGAAGAGCTCGCTAGCCTCCAGAAGTCTTACGAGCACCTTTGCAAGATGCGCGATGAGATCGTAGAGCTTGGCATCGTTCCTCCAGTAGCTGAGTGGAAAGAGATGAACCCTAACTTGTAA
- a CDS encoding aminopeptidase P family protein, with amino-acid sequence MNEIELRLARLRELMKREHLSAFIFPSTDAHQSEYVADHWRGREWISGFNGSAGTAVVTMKSAALWTDSRYFLAAEEQLEGTEYQLMRLKMEGTPTIAEWLGKELRDVQSPEVGLDGMVNSYNYVKDLSYSLRKLGGITLRTNLDPLEQIWENRPSLPANPVEIQPLEYAGETLASKVARIRKALRGLHADGMLVSALDDIAWTLNLRGTDVHCNPVFVSYLLIESDKVSLFVDDNKLSPEVKQYLQDNQVSLYKYNKVEKCLESYSEYNILLDGNETSYYLWKAVKCQEIVAAGSPVPAMKAVKNKAEIEGYRSAMLKDGVAMVKFLKWLKPAVEAGGQTEISIDEKLTSLRAEQKLFRDISFDTIAGYAQHGAIVHYEATPETDVVLKPEDLILIDSGAQYQDGTTDITRTIALGAVSEEMKHVYTLVLKAHIQLELVKFPDGASGTQLDAVGRECMWREGYNFLHGTGHGVGSYLCVHEGPHQIRMEWMPTPLRAGMTLTDEPGLYLAGKFGVRIENTVLISDYMSTEFGKFLQIEPLTLCPIDTTPIDVDMLLPEEIDWLNAYHHSVYEKLSPFLDEEEKIWLENATKPIK; translated from the coding sequence ATGAATGAAATCGAATTACGTTTAGCTAGATTGAGGGAGTTGATGAAGCGTGAACATCTTTCTGCTTTCATCTTCCCTAGTACAGATGCTCATCAGAGCGAGTATGTTGCCGACCATTGGCGAGGAAGAGAGTGGATCTCTGGTTTTAACGGGTCGGCTGGTACTGCTGTCGTTACAATGAAATCGGCTGCTTTATGGACTGATTCCCGCTACTTCCTGGCTGCGGAAGAACAGTTGGAAGGTACTGAATATCAGCTGATGAGACTGAAAATGGAAGGTACGCCTACTATCGCTGAATGGTTGGGAAAAGAATTGCGGGATGTACAATCTCCAGAGGTTGGACTTGATGGCATGGTCAACTCTTATAATTATGTTAAAGATTTAAGCTATTCTCTCCGTAAACTCGGTGGAATTACGCTTAGAACTAATTTGGACCCTTTGGAACAGATTTGGGAGAATCGTCCTTCGCTTCCTGCAAATCCTGTAGAAATTCAACCATTGGAATATGCTGGAGAGACGCTAGCCTCTAAAGTGGCCCGTATCCGTAAGGCTTTGAGAGGACTTCATGCAGATGGTATGCTCGTTTCTGCTTTGGATGATATTGCTTGGACTTTGAATCTTCGTGGTACAGATGTTCATTGCAATCCTGTATTTGTAAGTTATTTGTTGATTGAGAGCGATAAAGTTTCTCTTTTCGTGGATGATAATAAATTATCTCCTGAAGTAAAACAGTATCTTCAAGACAATCAGGTTTCTCTCTATAAATATAATAAGGTGGAAAAATGCCTTGAATCATATTCGGAATATAATATCCTGTTAGATGGAAATGAAACGAGCTATTATCTGTGGAAAGCAGTAAAATGCCAGGAAATTGTTGCTGCTGGTTCTCCTGTTCCGGCTATGAAGGCTGTGAAAAATAAAGCAGAAATAGAGGGCTACCGTAGTGCGATGCTTAAAGATGGTGTTGCTATGGTTAAGTTCTTGAAGTGGCTGAAACCTGCTGTTGAGGCTGGCGGACAAACAGAAATTTCCATTGATGAGAAATTAACGTCGCTACGTGCCGAACAGAAACTGTTCAGAGATATTTCTTTTGATACGATTGCCGGCTATGCGCAGCATGGAGCAATTGTCCATTATGAGGCAACTCCTGAAACAGATGTCGTTCTGAAACCGGAAGACTTGATTCTGATAGACTCTGGCGCTCAATACCAGGATGGTACTACTGATATTACCCGTACCATAGCCTTGGGGGCCGTATCTGAAGAGATGAAGCATGTTTATACCTTGGTTCTGAAAGCGCATATTCAGTTGGAATTGGTTAAATTCCCCGATGGTGCATCAGGAACACAGTTGGATGCTGTAGGAAGAGAGTGTATGTGGCGTGAAGGATATAATTTCTTGCATGGTACAGGCCATGGAGTAGGTTCGTATCTCTGTGTGCACGAAGGCCCTCATCAAATAAGAATGGAGTGGATGCCTACACCTTTGAGAGCTGGAATGACCTTGACTGATGAGCCTGGTTTGTATCTGGCAGGTAAGTTTGGCGTAAGAATAGAAAATACGGTGCTGATTTCAGACTACATGTCTACTGAGTTCGGTAAATTCCTGCAGATAGAGCCTCTTACTCTTTGTCCTATAGATACCACTCCTATAGATGTTGATATGTTGTTGCCTGAAGAGATTGACTGGCTCAATGCTTATCATCATTCAGTTTATGAAAAATTGTCTCCTTTCCTTGATGAAGAGGAGAAAATATGGCTTGAAAATGCTACAAAACCCATAAAATGA
- the rpsU gene encoding 30S ribosomal protein S21 has product MIIVPVKDGENIERALKKFKRKFEKTGVVKELRARQQYDKPSVLKRLKMEHAIYVQQLRANEE; this is encoded by the coding sequence ATGATTATTGTACCAGTTAAAGACGGTGAGAACATCGAGAGAGCTCTCAAGAAGTTTAAGAGAAAATTCGAAAAGACAGGTGTTGTTAAGGAGCTTCGTGCTCGTCAGCAGTATGACAAGCCTTCTGTTTTGAAGCGTCTCAAGATGGAACACGCCATCTACGTACAGCAGTTGCGTGCAAACGAGGAATAA
- the xerA gene encoding site-specific tyrosine recombinase/integron integrase, with the protein MSIDKFLEYLRSELNRSQRTVENYREDLKLFEQYARNLSESFTWESVDSDMIRNWMEHMIDAGNKATSVNRRLSALKMFYRFALVRHYVESDPAHSLKGPKESRPLPQFLKENEMDELLDRKMWGDDYNNVRARTIIILFYETGVRLSELIGLDVDDVNFIKKEIKITGKGNKQRIVPFGDELKNALSEYLALRAQRVMVKTGALLLADKGGRMSPVQVREIVKENLARVCSLKKKSPHVLRHTFATAMLNHGAGIESLKRLLGHAKLSTTEIYTHTTFEQLKRVYIEAHPRA; encoded by the coding sequence TTGAGTATAGATAAGTTCTTGGAATATTTGCGCTCTGAACTGAACAGGTCGCAGAGGACGGTAGAAAACTATCGCGAAGATTTGAAACTCTTTGAGCAGTATGCTAGGAACTTGTCTGAATCCTTCACTTGGGAATCTGTTGATTCTGATATGATTCGCAACTGGATGGAGCATATGATAGATGCAGGAAATAAGGCAACCTCGGTTAATCGCCGGTTGAGTGCTTTGAAAATGTTCTATCGGTTTGCTTTAGTCAGACATTATGTGGAGTCGGATCCCGCTCATAGCCTCAAAGGACCTAAGGAGAGTAGACCGCTACCTCAATTCTTGAAAGAAAATGAGATGGATGAGTTGCTTGACAGAAAAATGTGGGGCGATGATTATAATAATGTACGCGCACGTACTATTATAATATTGTTCTATGAGACGGGGGTGCGATTGTCAGAGTTGATAGGGCTTGATGTTGACGATGTGAACTTTATCAAAAAAGAGATAAAGATTACGGGTAAGGGAAACAAACAACGTATAGTTCCTTTTGGTGACGAGCTTAAAAATGCTCTTTCGGAATATTTGGCTCTAAGAGCACAAAGGGTGATGGTTAAGACTGGAGCTCTTTTGCTTGCGGATAAGGGCGGACGGATGAGTCCGGTTCAAGTCAGAGAAATCGTGAAGGAGAACCTCGCAAGGGTTTGCTCGTTGAAAAAGAAAAGTCCGCACGTGTTGAGGCATACGTTTGCTACTGCAATGTTGAATCATGGTGCAGGAATTGAAAGTTTGAAAAGACTGTTAGGACATGCGAAACTCTCGACGACCGAGATTTATACGCATACAACGTTTGAGCAGTTGAAACGAGTTTATATTGAAGCCCATCCTCGGGCGTAA
- the hpf gene encoding ribosome hibernation-promoting factor, HPF/YfiA family: MEIKIQSIHFDATEKLQAFIEKKVAKLEKTFEDIQKVEVQLKVVKPATALNKEVHLEVAVPGTKLFVEKTCDTFEEGIDQAVDSMKVQLTKFKEKSRNR; encoded by the coding sequence ATGGAAATTAAGATTCAGTCGATTCACTTCGACGCTACCGAGAAGTTACAGGCGTTTATCGAAAAGAAAGTCGCCAAGTTAGAAAAAACTTTTGAAGATATACAGAAAGTAGAGGTGCAATTAAAGGTCGTGAAGCCTGCTACTGCCTTGAATAAGGAAGTTCATCTGGAAGTTGCTGTCCCTGGAACCAAGTTGTTCGTAGAAAAGACATGTGACACTTTTGAGGAAGGAATTGACCAGGCAGTGGACTCAATGAAGGTTCAATTGACCAAATTTAAAGAAAAATCAAGGAATCGATAA
- the tuf gene encoding elongation factor Tu: MAKEEFVRTKPHVNIGTIGHVDHGKTTLTAAISKVLNEKLGTSEAVKSFDQIDNAPEEKERGITINSAHIEYETAKRHYAHVDCPGHADYVKNMVTGAAQMDGAILVCAATDGPMPQTREHVLLARQVNVPRLVVFLNKCDMVDDEEMLELVEMELREILEQYGYEEDTPIVRGSALGALNGVEKWVKSVETLMDTVDEWIQEPEREIDKPFLMPIEDVFSITGRGTVATGRIETGRCKVGDEVQLLGLGEDKKSVITGVEMFRKILAEGEAGDNVGLLLRGIDKAEVKRGMVVVHPGAITPHDHFKASIYVLKKEEGGRHTPFGNKYRPQFYLRTMDCTGEIKLPEGVEMVMPGDNVEIEVELIYKVALNEGLRFAIREGGRTVGSGQITTILDDIK; encoded by the coding sequence ATGGCTAAAGAAGAATTCGTGCGTACCAAACCGCATGTTAACATTGGTACAATTGGTCATGTTGACCATGGTAAGACTACTCTGACCGCTGCTATCTCTAAGGTATTGAACGAGAAGCTCGGTACATCTGAGGCAGTTAAGTCATTCGATCAGATTGATAATGCTCCTGAGGAGAAAGAGCGTGGTATCACTATCAACTCTGCTCACATCGAGTATGAGACAGCAAAGCGTCACTATGCACACGTTGACTGTCCTGGACACGCTGACTATGTAAAGAACATGGTTACTGGTGCTGCTCAGATGGATGGTGCAATCTTGGTTTGTGCTGCTACTGATGGTCCTATGCCACAGACACGTGAGCACGTACTTCTTGCACGTCAGGTAAACGTACCTCGTTTGGTTGTTTTCTTGAACAAGTGCGATATGGTTGATGATGAGGAGATGCTTGAGCTCGTTGAGATGGAGCTTCGTGAGATCCTCGAGCAGTATGGTTACGAGGAGGATACTCCAATTGTACGTGGTTCTGCTCTCGGTGCTTTGAACGGTGTTGAGAAGTGGGTTAAGTCTGTTGAGACTTTGATGGATACAGTTGATGAGTGGATTCAGGAGCCAGAGCGCGAGATTGATAAGCCATTCTTGATGCCTATCGAGGATGTATTCTCAATTACAGGTCGTGGTACTGTTGCTACAGGTCGTATTGAGACAGGTCGTTGCAAGGTAGGTGACGAAGTTCAGTTGCTCGGTCTTGGTGAGGACAAGAAGTCAGTTATTACTGGTGTTGAGATGTTCCGTAAGATCCTTGCTGAGGGTGAAGCTGGTGATAACGTAGGTTTGCTTCTCCGTGGTATCGATAAGGCTGAGGTTAAGCGTGGTATGGTAGTTGTACACCCAGGTGCTATTACTCCTCACGATCACTTCAAGGCTTCTATCTATGTATTGAAGAAGGAAGAGGGTGGTCGTCACACTCCATTCGGTAACAAGTATCGTCCTCAGTTCTATCTCCGTACTATGGACTGTACAGGTGAAATCAAGCTTCCAGAGGGAGTTGAGATGGTAATGCCTGGTGATAACGTAGAGATTGAGGTAGAGTTGATCTACAAGGTTGCTTTGAACGAGGGTCTTCGTTTCGCTATCCGTGAGGGTGGTCGTACAGTAGGTTCTGGTCAGATTACAACAATTCTCGACGATATCAAGTAA
- the secE gene encoding preprotein translocase subunit SecE, whose protein sequence is MNKIVNYCKACYDELAHKTTWPSRAELTHSAMVVLSASLVIALVVFAMDSIFKAFMGVVYPG, encoded by the coding sequence ATGAATAAAATAGTAAATTATTGCAAGGCATGTTACGATGAACTTGCGCATAAGACTACTTGGCCATCACGTGCCGAACTTACTCATAGTGCAATGGTTGTATTATCTGCTTCCCTAGTCATTGCACTTGTTGTGTTCGCGATGGATTCTATTTTCAAAGCCTTTATGGGTGTAGTTTATCCAGGTTAA
- the nusG gene encoding transcription termination/antitermination protein NusG: protein MADAGNKWYVLKAVSGKEAKVKEYIEAEMKHNDLLAANVSQVLIPVEKHATVRNGKRVVKEKVSLPGYVFVEAKLKGDVAHTLRFLPNVLGFLGGLDEPTPVPQRDINRMLGSAEETEFEENLDCPYLVNDTVKVMEGPFSGFSGIVEEVNAEKHKLKVTVKIFGRKTPLELGFMQVEKE, encoded by the coding sequence ATGGCAGACGCAGGAAATAAATGGTATGTGCTTAAAGCCGTTAGTGGTAAGGAAGCTAAGGTGAAAGAATACATCGAAGCTGAAATGAAGCACAATGACTTACTAGCAGCAAATGTTTCTCAGGTGTTGATTCCAGTTGAGAAGCATGCAACTGTGCGTAATGGAAAGAGAGTCGTTAAAGAAAAGGTTTCTCTTCCAGGTTATGTTTTTGTGGAGGCCAAACTGAAGGGTGATGTAGCGCATACGTTGCGTTTCCTCCCTAATGTTTTGGGTTTCCTTGGAGGTTTGGATGAACCTACACCAGTTCCACAGCGCGATATCAATCGTATGCTGGGTTCTGCTGAGGAGACTGAGTTTGAGGAGAATCTTGATTGTCCTTACTTGGTTAATGATACCGTTAAGGTTATGGAAGGTCCATTCAGTGGTTTCAGCGGAATCGTTGAAGAGGTTAATGCTGAAAAGCATAAGCTGAAAGTTACGGTTAAGATCTTCGGACGTAAAACTCCGTTGGAATTAGGTTTTATGCAAGTAGAAAAGGAATAG
- the rplK gene encoding 50S ribosomal protein L11 — protein sequence MAKEVAGLIKLQIKGGAANPSPPVGPALGSKGINIMGFCKEFNARTQDKAGKVLPVVITYYTDKSFDFIIKTPPAAVQLKEAAKIKSGSAQPNRQKVASLTWDQVKVIAEDKMKDLNCFTVESAMKLIAGTARSMGITVKGDFPGK from the coding sequence ATGGCTAAAGAAGTTGCTGGATTAATCAAATTACAGATTAAAGGTGGCGCTGCGAATCCTTCACCTCCAGTAGGACCTGCATTGGGTTCTAAGGGTATTAATATTATGGGATTCTGCAAGGAATTCAACGCCCGTACCCAGGACAAAGCAGGTAAAGTGTTGCCAGTAGTTATTACTTATTATACTGACAAGTCTTTTGATTTTATTATCAAGACTCCACCTGCTGCAGTTCAATTGAAAGAGGCTGCCAAAATCAAGTCAGGTTCTGCTCAGCCTAATCGTCAGAAGGTTGCTTCTCTTACTTGGGATCAGGTAAAGGTAATCGCTGAGGATAAGATGAAGGACTTGAACTGCTTTACTGTAGAATCAGCTATGAAGCTCATCGCTGGTACTGCAAGAAGTATGGGTATTACTGTAAAAGGGGACTTCCCTGGTAAATAA